The following DNA comes from Simkania negevensis Z.
TTCTCATGGTAGTGAAGCCAGAAGACAAACATGCCTTTGTATCTGTTGGATATGCTGGGTTTATTGGAAGTGTGACTGGAATGAACGAAAAGAAGATTGCTATGGGAGAAATTGGTGGCGATGGTTATGGGTACTGGAATGGGATTCCGATGGCTTTTTTGATTCGGGAAGTTTTAGAAAAGAGTGGGACTTTAGAAGAAGCGAAAGAGCTCTTAAAATCCTCTCCAAGGACCTGTGAATACTATTATGTACTCTCGGATGGAAATCAGGAAAAAGCAGTGGGTGTCTATGCCACAGCAAGTCAGATTCAATTCATTGAGCCAGGCTCTTCTTACGCACTCATGGCGCCTCATGGATTGCCAAAAAACTATGGGGAAAACGGAGTTGATGATAAGTTTTTCATGTCGTCATTTGCGCCATCGCAGTCAGAATTTCAGTTTCGTGTCCATAATGAGGAAGGCAATCTGATTGCACTTTTTAATCATCAACCTGAGCATTGCATTGTTTTACGGGGATTTGGATATCCTGAGCGCTACACAATTGTTGCAGAACGGATCCGTGATCTTTATGGAAAAATCGATGCAGAGCATTTGCAAGACATCATCAAAGCTCCTGCGACAAATGAAACCAATTTGCACAATGCGATCTTCCGTCCGTCAACGCTTGATTTGTGGGTGTCTCATGCGGGAATAGATGGAACGCCTGCTAGCGAACTTCCGTATGCAAGTTATCATCTTCCTGATCTATTGAATCCCTAGGTGGGCTGATGAGTCTACTTAGAATAAGGTAAACTTGGGAATAAGCTTGCTTTAGAGCTTCTTTATCTTCAGGAGTTAGCGTAAGTTGAACAGGACTATTTGTTGCGGTATAAATAGAGCTTCCCAGATCAAAATAAGTAAAACCGAGCTGATATGCATGTTTTAAAACTGTGACTTCTGCGCTCGTAAGTTCTGAAAGGACCCTTTCATCGTACATGAACTGAATCAGTCCAGGAACATCTTTTGGCATCTTTTCTAAAAACCAAGCATATTCCTTAGGCCAATGGCATCGACTTTGAATGTCTCGGACAATACACAGTTTGAGAGTCTTTTGAATCGGAATGAGTAAGCTTTCGTTTGTTGCTTGCATGAAAGGGGAGTAAAGAATCGTTCCGGAATCGAGGTCAACTGGCGTATTTTCTAAGCCTTGAACTGTTTTTTTCAAGACATTCAAATCGACCGTTTTTACCTCGTAGCCCTCATCTTGAATGCTCGTCACAGTCTCTAGAGCCGTTTTTTGACTGGAACTATCTGAGTCGATTAGATGAGAATAATGTAGGGGGCTAGCAGACCTTTCTCGACTGGGGTCTATCCAGGAAACGGGATCTATGGGAGAAGAGCTAGGGGTAAGAAATTTTGCTATCTTTTCTGGTTCTTCTCTCTGTTTAAGATTTATATTGTCACCGCAGCCAACGACTGTGTGTCCAGCATAGGGAGAAGGAGAAAATAGGTGAATCGATACTGCAATACTCATACCAAGCATTTTAGCATGATCTCAATGTTATCTTACATCTAAAAAAAAGATTTTACACATTATGTGTAAAATCTTTTTTGAATTACAGTTTATTTAGGATACGCTGGGTATCAGCAAATGCTTTAGAGAGCTCTGCTTTATCTGGTACGACAA
Coding sequences within:
- a CDS encoding C45 family autoproteolytic acyltransferase/hydolase, which encodes MKRFLLALMALFSSAVLHSEELIYRIGKGTLEESAQGTILRLEGKPYERGVQHGTLLKEKIQANVEGFIDVPGLDQSPRVKAFHAHLSTLLSSIPSHYLEEMRGVAYGADVPFEKILMLNLFPEMFHCIGITVQNEATFDHCLYHVRVLDYGAIQGLQHSAILMVVKPEDKHAFVSVGYAGFIGSVTGMNEKKIAMGEIGGDGYGYWNGIPMAFLIREVLEKSGTLEEAKELLKSSPRTCEYYYVLSDGNQEKAVGVYATASQIQFIEPGSSYALMAPHGLPKNYGENGVDDKFFMSSFAPSQSEFQFRVHNEEGNLIALFNHQPEHCIVLRGFGYPERYTIVAERIRDLYGKIDAEHLQDIIKAPATNETNLHNAIFRPSTLDLWVSHAGIDGTPASELPYASYHLPDLLNP